In Xylanibacter ruminicola 23, a single genomic region encodes these proteins:
- the cysK gene encoding cysteine synthase A, giving the protein MSKIAKQLTELVGNTPLLELNKFSQAKGLETPVIAKVEFFNPGGSVKDRIALAMIEDAEAKGILKPGATIIEPTSGNTGVGLALVSAVKGYHLILTMPETMSVERRNLVKAYGAEVRLTSGKDGMPGAIRAAEELRDSIPGAVILQQFENAANPAKHYATTGPEIWRDTDGQVDIFIGGVGTGGTISGTGKYLKEQNPNVKIIAVEPKSSPVLNGGQSGPHKIQGIGAGFIPKTYDATVIDEVFDVENDAAIRTGREIAQQEGLLVGISAGAALYAATEVAKRPENKGKKIVVLLPDTGERYLSTVLYAFEDYPL; this is encoded by the coding sequence ATGAGTAAAATCGCAAAACAGCTGACAGAGCTCGTCGGCAACACTCCACTTCTTGAGCTCAACAAGTTTTCACAGGCAAAGGGTCTGGAGACTCCTGTTATTGCCAAGGTAGAATTCTTTAATCCTGGTGGTAGCGTAAAAGATCGTATCGCACTGGCGATGATTGAAGACGCAGAGGCCAAAGGCATCTTGAAGCCAGGTGCAACCATTATCGAACCAACCTCTGGAAACACGGGCGTAGGACTGGCACTGGTATCAGCCGTCAAAGGCTACCATTTGATCCTTACCATGCCTGAAACCATGAGTGTAGAGCGCCGAAACCTTGTGAAAGCCTATGGTGCCGAGGTACGACTCACTTCTGGTAAAGACGGCATGCCAGGCGCCATCCGCGCTGCAGAGGAACTGCGCGACTCTATCCCTGGTGCTGTGATTCTGCAGCAGTTTGAGAACGCTGCTAACCCTGCTAAGCACTATGCTACTACAGGTCCTGAGATCTGGCGTGACACCGATGGACAGGTCGACATCTTTATCGGCGGTGTAGGTACTGGTGGTACTATCAGCGGTACAGGTAAGTATCTGAAGGAGCAGAATCCAAACGTGAAAATTATCGCTGTAGAGCCCAAGTCGAGCCCTGTACTGAACGGCGGTCAGAGCGGTCCTCACAAGATTCAGGGTATCGGTGCAGGTTTCATTCCCAAGACCTACGATGCAACTGTTATCGACGAGGTGTTTGATGTAGAGAACGACGCTGCTATCCGTACAGGTCGTGAGATTGCTCAGCAGGAAGGTCTGCTGGTAGGTATCTCGGCAGGTGCAGCCCTCTATGCTGCTACCGAGGTGGCTAAGCGTCCTGAGAATAAGGGTAAGAAGATAGTAGTGCTGCTGCCTGATACTGGCGAGCGCTATCTCTCGACAGTGCTTTATGCATTCGAAGATTATCCACTTTAA